In the Engraulis encrasicolus isolate BLACKSEA-1 chromosome 9, IST_EnEncr_1.0, whole genome shotgun sequence genome, one interval contains:
- the LOC134456111 gene encoding LOW QUALITY PROTEIN: regulator of G-protein signaling 20 (The sequence of the model RefSeq protein was modified relative to this genomic sequence to represent the inferred CDS: inserted 2 bases in 1 codon), protein MVIRNTHTHSWLNAPPNACCFCWCCCCSCSCLTVRPTQDERIQRLVCEQTESTNNYEDSPKPTLEDARMWSQSFERLMKSPAGRGCFRQFLRTEFSEENLLFWLACEELKKETNRGVVEEKVRQIYEDFVSILSPREVSLDSRVRDVINKNMTEPTSHTFDDAQQQIYTLMQRDSYPRYMNSSIYTDLLHXPSSKSSSSSSSSNSSRRSNSRSRRSNSRSRSRNSKSLQKPPE, encoded by the exons ATGGTGATACG caacacacacacacacagctggctcaACGCGCCGCCCAACGCCTGCTGCTTCTGCTGgtgttgctgctgcagctgctcctG TTTAACCGTGCGCCCTACTCAAGATGAGAGAATCCAACGGCTTGTTTGTGAGCAAACTGAGTCCACCAACAACTATGAGGACAG CCCTAAGCCGACGCTGGAGGACGCCCGGATGTGGTCGCAGTCGTTTGAGCGCCTGATGAAGAGCCCGGCGGGCCGGGGCTGCTTCCGGCAGTTCCTGCGGACGGAGTTCAGCGAGGAGAACCTGCTGTTCTGGCTGGCCTGTGAAGAGCTGAAGAAGGAGACCAATCGcggagtggtggaggagaag gTGCGGCAGATCTACGAGGACTTTGTCTCCATCCTGTCCCCACGAGAG GTGAGCCTGGACTCTCGGGTGCGAGACGTGATCAACAAGAACATGACGGAGCCCACGTCGCACACCTTTGACGACGCGCAGCAGCAGATCTACACCCTGATGCAGCGCGACTCCTACCCGCGCTACATGAACTCGAGCATCTACACGGACCTGCTGCA ACCCTCgagcaagagcagcagcagcagcagcagcagcaacagcagcagaaggAGCAACAGCCGAAGCAGAAGGAGCaacagcagaagcagaagcagaaacaGCAAAAGCCTACAGAAACCTCCTGaatag